CCCGGAAAACCGATTGACTCTCCGGGCGCGGAAGGCGTAAGCTCCTTACCCTGTGGAGGGGATGAGCACGACACCCCACCGGCGGCAGGTACCGAGCGGCAGACTTCGAAAGGGAGCGGCCTCGGGTAGGCCAGCTCCCTTTTTCCGTTACCGCCGCGTCGGATCAGCACGAGCCACTCCGATGGAACAAGAAAGATCCAGGGTGGAGTTCCTCCTCTCTGGGCGCTTCGAACCATCGCAAGTGCACCACATGGGTCGAGCACCCAGAGTCTGAAAGGAAAGGAGGTACGCACCATGGCAAGAGGAACCGTGAAGTGGTTCAACGACCAGAAGGGTTTCGGCTTCATCACGCAAGACAACGGCGGCCCCGACGTCTTCGTGCATTTCAGCGCCATCCAGGGGCAGGGTTTCAAGACCCTGACCGAAGGGCAGGCGGTGGAGTTCGAAGTGACCCAGGGCCCCAAGGGCGCCCAGGCGTCCAACGTCCGCCCCGGCTGACCGCGGGCTGGCCTCGCGACGAAGAGAGCGGGTCCCCTCGGGACCCGCTCTTTTTCTTCCCTTTCCCCACCCCCGGCCCCGCCGGACCCAACCCCTCCCGGGAGGACCCCATGGCCGTCACCGCCCCGTCCGTAGGAGAACCCATCGCTTCCCGCTGCACCAAGTGCCGACGGGAAACGAGGCACGTCATCGTGTCCGTGGTGGGGGACGCCGCCGCCCGCGTGGAGTGCACGGTGTGCGAGGGGGTGCACAACTACCGAAGCCCCCTGCCCAAGGCAGCGGCGCCGCGACCGGCCGCGTCCGCGGGGCCCCGCCCGTCTCGGCCCAGGGCCGCGCGGTCCGCCGCCGCCTCGGCCGTGGAACAGGAGTGGGAGTTGCGGGTGGGGGGCAAGGATCCCGCGGGGGCCGTGTCCTACCCGACCGCGGGCGGCCGTCTGCGCTCCGGAGATCTGCTCGCCCATGCCACCTTCGGCCTGGGTGTGGTGCGCAAGATCATCCCGCCCAACAAGATCGAGGTTCTCTTTCGCGCCGGCATCAAGCGGCTCGTCTTCGGCCCGTGAGCCGCGGCCGCCGTCAGGGCTTTCCCGCGAGGACGGCGTCCAAAGCCCCCAGCACGGCGCCCAGGGAGTCGCGGGCGCGGCCCAGGCGGTCGTAGTCCACCGAACCCCGCATACCGTCCAGGCTCTTCCCGATCTCCCGGGCAGCCCGTTCGAGCTGATCCAGAATACCGCCGATTGCGTGGGCCTGCGTTGCGCCGCGTGCCACGGTCACCTCCCGGCCAAGGGGGGCTCCTTCGGGGAGAGCCCCGTGTCCGAGCCCTTCTACGCCCTCGCCTGCGGGCGGGTCAACGGGTGTCCCCGTCCCGACTCCCCGTCTTTGACAAACGAGACCGCCGGAGTCACCTTAGCGGCGTCGTGCGAACCCAGCCGAGCGAGGGGCGACCGCCCATGAAGACCCAATATACGGCCATCGTAGAGAAAGACCGGGGCTGGTACGTGGCCCACTGCCTGGAGATCCCGGGGACTGCCGGCCGGGGGCCCACCCTGGAGTCGGCCAAGGAGAGCCTGGCCGAGGCCATCGTGCTGGCGCTGGAGCGACAGGAGGGCGGGGAAACGCTCGCACCTGCGACCCTCCACTGACACCGCCGCCCGAAACGCGCAGCCCCCGGCCTCCCCCAGGCGGGTGCGGCGGCCTGGAGCCGGGCCCAGAGCCCGTTCGGGAGGCGGTCCGCCCCGCTTGACCGTCTGGCGAGCCCTGTGACAGCATTCGCCCCATGGTCTGCCCGAGCCGCCGCGGGGGCACTGCCCACCGGCTTTCCGAGACGCCGTCATGACCTTCCCCCGGAGCTCGGAGCGGCTTCGGGCGGGGGCCTGGGGCGGCGCCGTCCTCCTCGTTCTGTGGTGGACTCTTCTGCCCTTTACCCGCGATCTGTCGCCCGAAGCCTTGTACCGGGCCGTTGCCGACGTGCAGTGGGTGCCCTTCGTGGAGCGGGGGCGCCCGCCGCTCTGGAGCGACATCCTGGCCAACGTCGCCCTCTTCGTTCCCTTCGGTTTCGCCGGCTGGCGAGCCCTCGAGGGCCGCCGGGGCCGTTTGGCACGGCTGCTGGCCGCGGCGGTCGCACTCAGCGTCGCCGTGGAGGTCGTGCAGCTCGCGCTACCCGCCCGGCGCACCTCGGCTACCGACGTGGTGGTGGACGGGTTCGGTGCCCTGCTGGGCGCCGCCCTGGGCCGCGGCTGGGAGCTTCGCGGGCGCGAGGCCGCCCTGGAGTGGCTCCGGCGCCTGCAACAAGGCGAGCCTGCCCACGCGCTCGTGGCCCTGTGGGTCGCGTGTCTCGCCGTGTGGGCCCTGCTTCCGGGCCCCAATCCTCCGGGGAGCAGTCTGTGGATTCAGCTCCAGAACTTCTCCTCGAGCTTTCGCCGCTTTCCCGGACTTCTCCCGTGGATCTCCGCTTCGGCGCACCTGTTCCTCCTGGGGGGTCTCTTTGCCGTACTGGCGGCCCGGACGGGAAGGATGCCCGTACCCTTGGGCGCTGTGGGCGCAGCGCTGGCTGCAGGCCTGCTCGGTCTGGGCTTGGAGCTGCTCCAGGTCCTGTCCCTGAGCCGCAGGCCCGATGTCTTTCAGGCCCTGGCCTTCGGGGTCGGGGGCGTTCCCGGCGCGCTCCTGGGGCTGGGGGGGGCCAGGGGAGGCCTGGCGGCGGCTGGAGTGGCACTGGCCCTGGGTTTCGGGCTCACCCCGGCCGGGGATTTCCCTCCGGGGGAGACCCGGGCCGCGCTGTTCCTGGGAGCCTTGCTGGTGGCTGCCGGGGGAGGGGCTGCGGTGCTCCGGGACGCACCCGCGGCCCCGGCGCAGTGAACCCGGCACACGGAGTTCCGAGGAGGACGCCATGTCGCGCAAGACGGTGGTGACGGTGATCGGCCAGGACCAGGTGGGCATCGTCGCCCGGGTGGCCACCTGTCTGGCCGAGAACCGGGTCAACATCGAAGACATCAACCAGAAGATCCTGGGGGGCACGATCTTCGCCATGACCCTGTTGGCCGACCTGGAGGCCTCCCCCCTGGACCTCCCCGAGCTCTCCAGCCGCCTCCAGGCCTCGGTGGAGGGGATGGGCCTCAAGGTCGTGGTCCAGGACGCAGAGGTCTTCCGGTACATGCACCGGGTGTGAGAAAAAAGAAGGGCGCCCCCAGGAAGGGGACGCCCGATGGCATAGGAAAAAACCGGATCCGGATCGCGTTACGTTACGAGGCGGTCTCGCTCCCTGTGCCCGCGGTGCGGCGCCGGGCGGCGCCCGCCAGCCCCAGGAGCCCGGTGCCCAGCAGGAGCGCCGTGCCGGGCTCGGGAATCACCCCGCCTCCGCCGCCCCCCCCGCCGTCCACGACGACCCCCGCGTCGTGGGAGAAGGGCGCGAAGACCGAGCGGATCTTGCCGCTGTTGCCCGCCGCCACCGAGTTGTAGAGATCGAAGTGCAGGAAATCGCCCGTAAGAAGACCGGCGACCGTGATCTCGTACACGCTGATCTGCCCCTTCTTGTCTGCGTCGGGCGTGTCCGGGAACGCGCCGATGAAATCGGCGATGGGGGAGTCGGTCAGGGTGAAGTCCCCGAGCCGGAACTCCTGCCAATAGGTTCCGTCTCCGTAGATTCCGTGGGTGGGCAGGTCGTTGCCGTCCGTGAGCTTCGGGGCGCTGCCATCGGTTACGGTCTGGCTCCAGCCGGGAGTGCTGGTGCCCGCTCCTCCGGTCGGGGTGCCGGTTGCCAGGTTGCTCGGGGTCGACGGATCCACATAGCTGGCGTAAAGAGGGTCGGCCGCATTCACCACGGATCCGACCAGACTGAAGGTGACTTCGTCCCGCGGGGAGTACGCGATGGCGAGCTTCACGTCGGTGATGGGCCCGCTGTTGTTCCCGGTGTTTCCGATGGCCCAGAGCCGCAGGGGCTCGTCTGTGTCGTAGCTCTCGATGAACCAGCTCTCGCTGGTGGCGTCGTAGGTGGCGCCTTCGAGGTAGAGCTGCAACTCGGGGATGGCGTGGGAGGCGCCGGGCGCCAGGGCCAGGCTTCCGAGGAGGACCGCCGTCCAGGCCAGTTTGCGGGTCACCATGTTCGATGCTCTCCGTGGGCGAACGCTGCTTCCGTGGGGTGGCGACACGTACGGACTATGCAGGGATCGTGCCGGCAAGGGCAAATTCTCCATTGCGAACGAAAAACGGCGTCGCTGCGGCTCTCTGGCGGAAGGGGTCCGCGCCGTCTCGGCGGCGCAGGCAGGGAAGAACCCTTCCTAGGTTCTCAAAAGCGGAAAACAATTTCCCACCTTTCCCTACTTTCCATCCCCCAGGTACGACCTGGCCTGCCCGGCCGCGGGTGAGGCCGGCGCCAGCCGCACGACCTTTTCCAGAGCCTCTCGAGCCGCTTGGGCTCGCCCCAAGGCGTCCTGGTTCAGCCCCCAGTGCAGGAGTACCCGCGGGTCTTCCCCAAGCGCGGCGACGGCCTCCGAGAGGAAGGGCTCCGCCTGCGCGGTATGGCCCGCCCGGTGGAGGGCCCAGCCCAGGGTGTGGAGGACCACCGGGCTCCGGGGGGCCTCGGCGAAGGCCCGCTCGGCCAGTGCCAGGGCTTCCGCGACCCGATCCTGCTCCAGGCACAGATACGCCAGGTTGTTCGCCGTGACCGGCTCGTCCGCAACCCGGTCCAGGAGCTGGCGGTAGGTCTGCTCGGCCAGGGCTTCCTCGCCGGCCTGCCACTGGATTTCGGCCAGCAGGTTGTAGGCTTCGGGGCGGTAGGGGTGCAGGTGGATGGCCTCCTGGAGCTCGACCCGGGCCCGGGAGATGTCCCCCATTGCGCGCAGGATCCGGGCGCGCAGCAGGCGCGAAGCCCAGTAGTTGGGCTCGACCAGGAGGCTTCGGTTGGCGTGCCGCAGCGCCGCCTCGTGGTTGCCGC
The DNA window shown above is from Thermodesulfobacteriota bacterium and carries:
- a CDS encoding cold-shock protein; protein product: MARGTVKWFNDQKGFGFITQDNGGPDVFVHFSAIQGQGFKTLTEGQAVEFEVTQGPKGAQASNVRPG
- a CDS encoding type II toxin-antitoxin system HicB family antitoxin, whose product is MKTQYTAIVEKDRGWYVAHCLEIPGTAGRGPTLESAKESLAEAIVLALERQEGGETLAPATLH
- a CDS encoding VanZ family protein, which translates into the protein MTFPRSSERLRAGAWGGAVLLVLWWTLLPFTRDLSPEALYRAVADVQWVPFVERGRPPLWSDILANVALFVPFGFAGWRALEGRRGRLARLLAAAVALSVAVEVVQLALPARRTSATDVVVDGFGALLGAALGRGWELRGREAALEWLRRLQQGEPAHALVALWVACLAVWALLPGPNPPGSSLWIQLQNFSSSFRRFPGLLPWISASAHLFLLGGLFAVLAARTGRMPVPLGAVGAALAAGLLGLGLELLQVLSLSRRPDVFQALAFGVGGVPGALLGLGGARGGLAAAGVALALGFGLTPAGDFPPGETRAALFLGALLVAAGGGAAVLRDAPAAPAQ
- a CDS encoding ACT domain-containing protein, producing the protein MSRKTVVTVIGQDQVGIVARVATCLAENRVNIEDINQKILGGTIFAMTLLADLEASPLDLPELSSRLQASVEGMGLKVVVQDAEVFRYMHRV
- a CDS encoding choice-of-anchor N protein; protein product: MVTRKLAWTAVLLGSLALAPGASHAIPELQLYLEGATYDATSESWFIESYDTDEPLRLWAIGNTGNNSGPITDVKLAIAYSPRDEVTFSLVGSVVNAADPLYASYVDPSTPSNLATGTPTGGAGTSTPGWSQTVTDGSAPKLTDGNDLPTHGIYGDGTYWQEFRLGDFTLTDSPIADFIGAFPDTPDADKKGQISVYEITVAGLLTGDFLHFDLYNSVAAGNSGKIRSVFAPFSHDAGVVVDGGGGGGGGVIPEPGTALLLGTGLLGLAGAARRRTAGTGSETAS